Proteins found in one Paenibacillus borealis genomic segment:
- a CDS encoding DUF4317 domain-containing protein, whose amino-acid sequence MIKKEAAHIRKQFKMDHDQLHLFDILNVYIMKETNEIYHCERQPFAMLDREKQELYMANFRKLLTGELDHKLFELKFLEEAEEPSQVMLHQGLVTGDPEEWQDLMLMLVDKMLVDVKYEKDAVITFVRGQYFRPTKARNDEAEETGKDEMFSHPFILCSVNSTEQQRKTLLFDYVEREFKYNVMVDPIIKLSTPEQGFFYPSVTDNYSDINRILYCTGSSNNPNPHFIEQVLNAERSVTAMEERSIFEDIVKEITGEQLDVATIAQVYESVHQVIEDHEDEEEPPKLDYRDVERVLKASGVEEVTMEKVERAFETIVDNKNYEMKASSVIPKFTSKSIKIDTKVASITVSPQDLKYVRQVNYQGKRCILIEIDEDAVIEGFTLMSENLS is encoded by the coding sequence ATGATAAAGAAAGAAGCCGCACATATACGTAAGCAATTTAAGATGGACCACGATCAGCTGCATTTGTTCGATATTCTGAACGTGTATATTATGAAAGAAACCAATGAAATCTACCATTGTGAACGCCAGCCGTTCGCCATGCTGGACCGCGAGAAGCAGGAGCTGTATATGGCGAATTTCCGGAAACTGCTGACCGGCGAGCTGGATCATAAACTGTTCGAGCTGAAGTTCCTGGAGGAAGCTGAGGAGCCGTCGCAGGTCATGCTTCACCAGGGTCTGGTGACGGGAGATCCGGAAGAATGGCAGGACCTGATGCTGATGCTGGTGGATAAAATGCTGGTGGACGTCAAGTATGAGAAGGATGCGGTAATCACGTTTGTCCGCGGACAATACTTCCGGCCGACGAAGGCCCGGAATGACGAAGCCGAAGAAACCGGCAAGGATGAGATGTTCTCACATCCGTTCATTCTATGCAGTGTGAACTCCACGGAACAGCAGCGTAAAACCCTCCTGTTCGATTATGTGGAGCGGGAATTCAAATACAATGTGATGGTCGATCCGATCATCAAGCTTAGTACGCCGGAGCAAGGGTTCTTTTACCCGAGTGTGACGGACAACTATTCGGATATCAATCGTATCCTGTATTGCACAGGGAGCTCGAATAATCCGAACCCTCATTTCATCGAACAGGTGCTGAATGCGGAACGGTCCGTGACAGCCATGGAAGAGAGATCCATCTTCGAAGATATCGTGAAGGAAATAACGGGCGAACAACTCGATGTGGCGACCATTGCGCAGGTATACGAGAGTGTTCACCAGGTCATCGAAGACCACGAGGATGAGGAAGAACCGCCGAAGCTCGATTACCGGGATGTAGAGCGTGTGCTGAAGGCAAGCGGCGTAGAGGAAGTGACGATGGAGAAGGTAGAGCGCGCGTTCGAAACCATCGTTGACAATAAGAATTATGAGATGAAAGCAAGCAGCGTGATCCCGAAATTCACGTCCAAATCAATCAAGATTGATACAAAAGTAGCTTCGATTACGGTCAGCCCGCAGGATCTGAAGTATGTGAGACAGGTGAACTATCAAGGGAAACGCTGTATCCTGATTGAGATTGATGAGGATGCTGTAATTGAAGGGTTTACACTGATGTCGGAGAATCTATCCTGA
- a CDS encoding Fic family protein, protein MGYPELLRKKDLYEKAKDTLPEITVKSYVQAFELEYTHNSTAIEGNTLTLLETKVVLEEGLSVGGKMREIYEVINHNKAYQYVKACIDQKKPLDEGIIKDIHAVLTENIMVGEMYRQVKDFYADLAEKDVTDVIELAAWTHGEFVPIHPFADGNGRTSRLIMNYQLLAHGYLPVSIAKESRLDYFNALEAYAVNRDLKPFADMIASLEEQQLDRYLGMIERQGQRKQQSE, encoded by the coding sequence ATGGGCTACCCTGAATTACTACGTAAAAAAGATTTATATGAAAAAGCCAAAGACACTCTTCCGGAAATCACTGTAAAAAGCTATGTGCAGGCTTTCGAACTGGAATATACGCATAACTCAACTGCTATTGAAGGGAATACGTTAACCCTTCTGGAAACCAAGGTGGTATTGGAGGAAGGACTATCCGTAGGCGGCAAGATGCGGGAAATTTACGAGGTCATTAATCATAATAAAGCTTACCAGTATGTTAAAGCCTGTATTGATCAGAAAAAACCGTTGGATGAAGGTATTATTAAGGATATTCATGCTGTACTGACTGAGAATATAATGGTGGGTGAAATGTACCGCCAGGTGAAAGATTTCTATGCTGATTTGGCTGAAAAAGATGTCACTGATGTAATTGAGCTTGCGGCTTGGACCCATGGCGAATTCGTGCCTATTCATCCGTTCGCCGATGGAAACGGCAGAACTTCGCGGCTGATTATGAACTATCAACTGCTGGCACACGGTTATCTTCCTGTCTCTATTGCCAAGGAATCCCGGCTGGATTACTTCAATGCACTAGAAGCCTATGCTGTGAATCGGGACTTGAAGCCCTTTGCTGATATGATCGCCTCGCTGGAAGAGCAGCAGCTTGACCGCTATCTGGGAATGATTGAGCGGCAGGGGCAGAGAAAACAGCAATCAGAGTGA
- a CDS encoding ABC transporter ATP-binding protein, which yields MRRWDIFKALTRDIAGINKPLLALGLFKIWNLVFGLIPLFLYSFLVNRVLVDKQLNELGLIIGGYLAVYILTTIGITVSKRFSNQLILKYDLRIKNKLLKKLISLEHNEYSKYSIGDVKSRIENDAAVAGKFFTTHILDFIYAVVYAVALAVILLCYDWRIALISFIFVPVSFVTVNFLGGKTKQAGEELWALQIQYETFLHTSFQNWKDIKTNNLEDAQFAELNGHYKKIRHVWFLNQLYMHLGITYSFFTKNFITQLFIYFIGGLFVIKGYSQVGVLLVFISFYGQFFGYIENISNSMMNFKNDSVSIGKVIGILNIEAGKKPYKKIEGTDINVNQLKFSYEGNDSFALDGISFSVGKGEHLAIVGQSGSGKSTIAKLLTGQMEPQEGTVSIGGTDISSVNSESVSDKVSIVVQEPVLFNMSIRDNLLLAKAGATDAELMECCRRASIYDYIETLPDKLDTIIGEKGVKLSGGQKQRLSIARAFLQDRDIIIFDESTSALDSENESDIISELKSLSSGKTMISIAHRLSSILDCDKVMVLQAGRVAAFDTHENLFNRNETYDLLFHNQYRAG from the coding sequence CGTTTTGGTAGATAAGCAGTTGAATGAGCTTGGGCTAATCATCGGCGGTTATCTGGCGGTATATATACTTACTACAATCGGGATTACCGTCAGTAAGCGGTTTTCCAACCAGTTAATCCTGAAATATGATCTGAGAATCAAGAATAAGCTGCTCAAGAAGCTTATCAGCCTTGAACATAATGAATATAGCAAATATAGCATTGGCGACGTTAAGAGCCGGATTGAGAACGATGCTGCTGTTGCCGGGAAGTTTTTCACAACGCATATCTTAGATTTTATCTACGCAGTGGTTTACGCTGTGGCGTTAGCGGTAATTCTACTATGCTATGACTGGCGGATTGCGCTTATCAGTTTTATTTTTGTTCCGGTCTCTTTCGTTACGGTTAATTTCCTGGGAGGAAAGACGAAGCAAGCCGGAGAGGAACTATGGGCACTGCAAATTCAATACGAGACCTTCCTGCACACGAGTTTTCAAAACTGGAAGGATATCAAGACCAACAACCTTGAAGATGCTCAATTTGCTGAATTAAACGGACATTACAAGAAGATCAGGCATGTCTGGTTTCTTAACCAGCTCTATATGCATCTGGGGATTACCTATTCGTTCTTCACCAAGAACTTCATTACCCAGCTGTTCATCTATTTTATCGGCGGATTATTTGTCATTAAGGGTTATTCGCAAGTCGGTGTGCTGCTGGTGTTTATCAGCTTTTACGGGCAGTTTTTCGGATACATCGAGAACATTAGTAATTCCATGATGAACTTCAAGAATGACTCAGTGAGTATTGGTAAAGTGATCGGGATTCTAAATATAGAAGCGGGCAAGAAGCCCTATAAGAAGATTGAAGGAACAGATATCAATGTTAACCAGCTGAAATTTAGCTATGAGGGGAACGATTCATTTGCGCTTGACGGTATATCATTCTCTGTGGGTAAGGGGGAGCATCTGGCGATCGTTGGTCAAAGCGGCAGCGGCAAATCCACCATCGCCAAGCTGTTGACAGGGCAGATGGAACCGCAAGAGGGAACGGTAAGCATTGGCGGCACAGATATCTCTTCGGTGAACAGTGAGAGTGTGTCCGATAAAGTGAGCATAGTTGTGCAGGAACCCGTTCTGTTCAATATGTCGATCAGAGACAACCTGTTGCTGGCCAAGGCCGGGGCAACCGACGCGGAATTGATGGAGTGCTGCCGCAGGGCAAGTATTTATGACTACATTGAAACGTTACCGGACAAGCTGGACACGATCATCGGTGAAAAAGGGGTGAAGCTCTCGGGCGGCCAGAAACAGCGTCTGTCGATTGCCCGGGCTTTTCTGCAGGACAGGGACATCATCATTTTCGACGAAAGCACAAGCGCGCTGGATAGCGAAAATGAGAGTGACATCATTAGCGAACTCAAGAGCCTGTCATCGGGCAAAACCATGATCTCCATTGCTCACCGTCTATCTTCCATTCTGGACTGTGACAAAGTAATGGTTCTGCAAGCGGGCAGGGTCGCTGCCTTCGATACCCATGAGAACCTGTTTAACCGGAACGAAACCTATGATTTGCTGTTCCATAATCAGTATAGGGCAGGTTGA
- a CDS encoding SDR family oxidoreductase, with protein MTDLRGKIALVAGATRGAGRGIATELGAAGATVYVTGRSTLAHRSEYDRPETIEETAELVTRAGGHGIPVQVDHLDPAQVEKLVKRIEEEQGRLDILVNDIWGAEKIIEWNVPLWEHSLEKGLRMLRLAIDTHLITSHFALPLLIKSKNGLVVEMTDGLAEYNATNYRVSMFYDQAKTSVIRMAWALAQELKPYECTAVALTPGWLRSEMMLEHYGVHEDNWRDAAANEPHFIISESPRYVGRSVAALAQDPELSRWNGRSLSSGELAQVYGYTDYDGTQPDCWRYMVEVVDAGKPADAEGYR; from the coding sequence ATGACGGATTTACGTGGGAAAATCGCTTTAGTAGCCGGAGCTACCAGAGGGGCCGGCCGGGGGATTGCTACCGAGCTGGGTGCAGCTGGCGCAACGGTATATGTGACAGGAAGATCGACGCTGGCCCACCGTTCCGAATATGACCGTCCTGAAACGATAGAAGAAACGGCAGAGCTTGTCACCAGGGCTGGCGGTCACGGAATCCCCGTTCAAGTCGATCATCTCGATCCTGCCCAGGTAGAGAAATTGGTGAAGCGCATTGAAGAGGAGCAAGGCCGGCTCGACATTCTTGTGAATGATATTTGGGGAGCTGAAAAGATTATCGAATGGAATGTACCGTTGTGGGAACATTCCCTTGAGAAGGGCCTGCGCATGTTACGACTCGCGATAGATACCCATCTCATTACTAGCCATTTCGCGCTGCCCCTCCTGATTAAGAGTAAGAATGGTCTGGTTGTTGAGATGACAGACGGACTCGCTGAATATAATGCCACGAATTACCGGGTATCGATGTTCTATGATCAGGCCAAAACCTCCGTGATCCGCATGGCCTGGGCTCTTGCCCAGGAGCTTAAGCCTTATGAATGTACAGCGGTGGCGCTCACGCCAGGCTGGCTCCGTTCGGAGATGATGCTCGAACACTATGGGGTACATGAAGATAACTGGCGGGATGCTGCTGCCAATGAGCCTCACTTCATCATCTCGGAATCCCCACGTTATGTAGGCCGGTCCGTCGCTGCTCTTGCTCAAGACCCCGAATTATCCAGATGGAACGGACGGTCACTCTCAAGCGGAGAGCTGGCGCAAGTCTACGGGTATACTGATTACGATGGCACGCAGCCGGATTGCTGGCGTTACATGGTCGAGGTCGTAGATGCCGGTAAACCGGCGGATGCTGAAGGATACAGATAA
- a CDS encoding carbohydrate-binding domain-containing protein: MKMIKLNSISVIALAALLTVSAAGCSNTQEGSGVAAATTQSVTATVSPSEASATEGAVIESSEAAVSALDTTELFSDRDLEQAADLTAATQMNLENNQDVTLSEEGVYVLSGDVDNVTVTVEAADDAKVQIVLDGVSITNEDAPAIYVKAADKVFVTSTDSENYMEVSGSYVADGETNLDAVIFSRADLTLNGTGTLGIVSDQGNGISSKDDLKITGGVYTIESSADALEANDAILINDGTITIDTQKDGLHSENEEDTTLGNIYIEGGTLTITAADDAITGNNLVQIDGGMINIKSAVEGIEANNIIVNEGQITLYATDDGINATPKVSSDASIVVNGGTIDVTMGSGDTDAFDSNGDLYVNGGTINVEATSAFDADGTAELNGGTVTVNGEQITEITESRGGGFGGGGGRGGAGGGRGTGQ, from the coding sequence ATGAAAATGATAAAGCTGAACAGCATAAGCGTCATTGCTCTCGCCGCATTACTTACTGTATCCGCCGCGGGATGCTCTAATACACAAGAGGGCAGCGGGGTTGCTGCTGCAACCACTCAATCTGTAACTGCGACCGTGTCACCAAGCGAAGCGTCAGCAACAGAAGGTGCTGTTATTGAATCATCGGAGGCTGCCGTTTCCGCTCTGGACACCACGGAATTATTCAGTGACCGGGATTTAGAACAGGCGGCGGATCTTACTGCTGCAACACAAATGAACCTGGAGAACAATCAGGATGTGACACTGAGTGAGGAAGGCGTGTACGTTTTGAGTGGTGATGTGGACAATGTGACGGTAACGGTTGAGGCTGCCGACGATGCCAAAGTTCAGATCGTTCTTGACGGTGTGAGTATAACCAATGAAGATGCACCTGCCATTTATGTCAAAGCAGCGGATAAGGTATTCGTTACATCCACGGACAGTGAGAACTATATGGAGGTGTCCGGAAGTTATGTGGCGGATGGGGAAACCAATCTGGATGCGGTTATTTTCTCAAGAGCAGATCTGACCCTGAATGGAACCGGAACCTTAGGCATTGTGTCGGATCAAGGGAATGGGATCTCTTCCAAGGATGATCTGAAAATTACCGGAGGCGTGTATACCATAGAGTCCTCTGCAGATGCACTCGAAGCCAATGATGCCATTCTCATCAACGATGGAACGATTACCATTGATACACAGAAGGATGGATTGCATAGCGAGAACGAAGAGGATACTACCCTTGGAAATATCTATATTGAAGGCGGCACGTTAACAATCACTGCTGCTGACGATGCCATTACCGGCAACAACCTGGTTCAAATCGATGGCGGGATGATCAACATTAAGAGTGCAGTAGAAGGTATCGAGGCAAACAACATAATCGTAAATGAGGGTCAGATTACCTTGTATGCGACTGATGACGGTATAAACGCTACACCAAAAGTTAGTTCCGATGCATCAATTGTAGTCAATGGCGGCACGATTGATGTAACTATGGGCAGCGGGGATACAGATGCCTTTGATTCCAACGGAGATCTCTATGTTAATGGCGGAACTATTAATGTAGAAGCAACTTCCGCTTTTGATGCGGATGGTACAGCTGAACTGAATGGCGGCACTGTCACGGTCAATGGCGAACAAATCACTGAAATCACGGAATCACGCGGAGGCGGGTTCGGAGGTGGAGGTGGCCGAGGGGGCGCAGGCGGCGGTAGGGGGACGGGGCAATAA